Proteins from one Triticum aestivum cultivar Chinese Spring chromosome 7A, IWGSC CS RefSeq v2.1, whole genome shotgun sequence genomic window:
- the LOC123148354 gene encoding probable leucine-rich repeat receptor-like protein kinase At1g35710, with protein MEPPPKMLASLKITILMMMMASSVALASVAAVPGGQARALLVWKASLDNQSQHALRSWGNMSSPCNWRGITCGTDVHRRRRRPVISGISLREMRLGGTLESLNFSSLRTLTRLDLSHNHIAGSIPPSIEVLGELRALLLQGNQIRGSIPLGLGNLTKLRVLMLHENEVSGEIPMHIGNMSNLETLNFSINHLVGHIPSEVGHLKRLVRLDLSNNNLSGSIPSSVHDLTKLTTLYLYRNQLSGHIPQKLGHLVNLEDLGLSYNKLIGSIPNSLGNLTKLTTLYLDVNQLSGQIPGGLGWLLQLEILDLDSNMLTGSIPNSLGNLTKLTMLYLYSNQLSRHIPQELGYLVNLEELSLTNNALTGSIPNNLGNLTKLASLYLPHNQISDHIPPELGHLVNLEYPELSNNTIKGSIPICLGNLTKLTTLYLYCNQLSGEIPRELGSLSNLENLDLSNNTLTGSIPNNLGNLKKLTTLYLFQNQLSGKIPRELGYGVNLENLALNENTLSGSIPKSLGNLTKLTTLYLSQNQLSGKIPQELGHLVNLKDLNLNYNKHIGSIPNSLGNLTKLAILQLGENQLSGKIPQELGRLLNLELMELGSNTLTSFIPNILGNLTKLTTLHLSYNQLFGHVPRELGHLVNLMDLRLSYNKIIGSIPNILGNLTKLTSLYIGQNQLSGQIPRELGWLWNLQALALGQNTLSGSIPNNIGNLSLPILDLAFNSLSGTLPSGLCVGGRLQHFAVASNNLVGPFPSSLLSCSSLVWLRLEKNNLKGDITKMGAYPNLVYIDISSNKLFGKLSHLWGECYKLTMLRASNNRIIGVIPSSIGKLSKLGILDISSNKLEGQIPPEIGNVTMLFNLRLSNNLLEGNIPQEIGSLKNLEYLDLSSNNLVGQIPGSIGRCLKIHFLKLCHNQLNGTIPIELGVLVNLQDLLDISDNSIDGTIPSLLGGLGMLEVLNLSHNALDGGIPPSFQSMNSLRSMDVSYNKLEGSVPYTRLFEEAPVKWFWHNNKLCGVVKGLPPCDLPQSSGQGNNSRAILLAIIPTIVSFVFLTTLITWQCKKKKPQAETTNVVQQTNLFAIWNFDGEDVYKKIVDVTNNFSEAYCVGSGGNGSVYRAQLPTGELFAVKKIHMVEDDEQFNREIHALMHIRHRNIAKLLGYCSAPQGRFLVYDYMNGGSLAASLRGKETANELGWMKRLNIIWDVAHALSYMHHDCFAPIVHRDITSSNVLLDVEFKACISDFGLAKILDKDASSCTSLAGTKGYLAPELAYTTRVTEKCDVYSFGVLVLELFMGHHPGDFLSSMDNNSQSTSLVNFLDTRLPLPEAEIARKIFKVISVAVWCIEPDPAHRPTMQQVIKAFSTAEQSPANNVNYLHTAIVIPACWS; from the coding sequence ATGGAGCCCCCACCCAAAATGCTTGCCTCTCTCAAGATAACCAtactgatgatgatgatggcctcctctGTCGCACTTGCGTCGGTAGCAGCGGTGCCCGGAGGACAAGCAAGAGCGCTCCTCGTCTGGAAAGCAAGCCTCGACAACCAAAGCCAGCATGCCCTGCGCTCCTGGGGAAACATGTCATCGCCCTGCAATTGGCGCGGCATCACTTGCGGTACCGATGTGcatcggcgccggcggcggccggtgATCAGTGGCATCTCTCTGCGCGAGATGCGACTAGGTGGGACGCTGGAGTCCCTCAATTTCTCATCCTTGAGGACCCTGACACGCCTCGACCTCTCGCACAACCACATCGCTGGGAGCATTCCACCCAGTATTGAGGTCCTCGGAGAGCTCCGCGCTCTCCTTCTGCAAGGCAACCAGATAAGAGGCTCAATCCCACTAGGTCTAGGAAATCTCACAAAATTGCGCGTCTTAATGCTTCATGAAAATGAAGTCTCTGGTGAAATACCAATGCATATAGGCAATATGAGTAATCTTGAGACGCTCAACTTCTCAATCAATCACTTAGTTGGTCATATCCCTTCTGAAGTAGGCCACCTAAAGCGCTTGGTTAGGCTAGATTTGTCTAACAATAATCTTTCGGGCTCGATCCCAAGCAGTGTACATGACTTGACCAAACTCACTACCTTATACCTTTACCGCAACCAACTTTCTGGACACATCCCTCAAAAACTTGGTCATTTGGTCAACTTAGAGGACCTGGGACTTAGCTACAACAAGCTGATAGGTTCCATCCCAAACAGTTTAGGAAATTTGACAAAACTCACTACCTTGTACCTTGACGTGAACCAACTTTCCGGGCAAATTCCAGGAGGACTAGGTTGGTTGTTGCAGTTAGAGATCTTAGATCTCGATAGCAACAtgctaacaggttccatcccaaacaGCCTAGGCAATTTAACAAAGCTCACTATGTTGTACCTTTACAGTAACCAACTATCTCGCCATATTCCTCAAGAACTAGGTTATTTGGTAAACTTAGAGGAATTGTCTCTTACAAATAAcgcactaacaggttccatcccaaacaACCTAGGAAATCTAACAAAACTCGCTAGCTTGTACCTTCCTCATAACCAAATTTCCGACCACATTCCCCCAGAATTAGGTCATTTGGTCAACTTAGAGTACCCGGAGCTTAGCAACAACACAATAAAAGGTTCCATCCCAATTTGCCTAGGTAATTTGACAAAACTCACGACCTTGTACCTTTACTGTAACCAACTTTCTGGGGAAATTCCACGAGAACTAGGTTCGTTATCGAACTTAGAGAACTTGGATCTTAGCAACAACACACTGACAGGTTCCATCCCCAACAACCTAGGCAATTTAAAAAAACTCACTACCTTGTACCTTTTCCAGAACCAACTTTCTGGGAAAATTCCACGAGAACTAGGTTACGGGGTGAACTTAGAAAACTTGGCTCTTAATGAGAACACACTCTCAGGTTCCATCCCAAAGAGTTTAGGAAATTTGACAAAATTGACTACCTTGTACCTTAGCCAAAATCAACTTTCTGGGAAAATTCCGCAGGAACTTGGTCATTTGGTTAACTTAAAGGACTTGAACCTTAACTACAACAAGCATATAGGTTCCATTCCAAATAGCCTAGGAAATTTAACAAAACTCGCTATTTTGCAGCTTGGCGAGAACCAACTTTCGGGGAAAATTCCACAAGAACTAGGTAGGTTGTTGAACTTAGAGCTCATGGAGCTTGGCAGTAACACACTAACAAGTTTCATCCCAAATATCCTAGGGAATTTGACAAAACTCACTACCTTACACCTTTCCTACAACCAACTTTTTGGACACGTCCCTCGAGAACTTGGTCATTTGGTCAACCTAATGGACTTGAGACTTAGCTACAATAAGATAATAGGTTCCATCCCAAATATCTTAGGAAATTTGACAAAACTCACTAGCTTGTACATTGGCCAAAACCAACTTTCCGGGCAAATTCCACGAGAACTGGGTTGGTTGTGGAACTTACAAGCCTTGGCACTTGGTCAAAACACACTCTCTGGTTCCATCCCAAATAATATAGGGAATTTGAGTCTACCTATATTGGATCTGGCTTTTAACAGCCTCTCTGGTACCTTGCCGTCTGGACTTTGTGTGGGAGGTCGGCTACAACATTTTGCTGTTGCAAGCAACAACTTGGTTGGACCCTTCCCATCAAGCTTGCTAAGTTGTTCAAGCCTAGTTTGGCTTCGACTTGAAAAAAATAACCTCAAAGGAGATATCACCAAGATGGGAGCTTATCCAAATCTTGTTTATATTGATATCAGTTCAAATAAACTATTTGGTAAATTATCTCATCTCTGGGGCGAGTGCTACAAACTTACTATGCTACGTGCATCAAACAATAGAATAATTGGAGTAATACCATCAAGCATAGGGAAATTATCCAAGTTGGGGATACTTGACATTTCGTCAAACAAGCTTGAAGGACAGATTCCACCAGAAATTGGTAATGTAACAATGTTGTTCAACCTGAGACTTTCCAATAACTTGCTCGAGGGAAATATACCACAAGAAATTGGATCACTAAAGAACTTGGAGTACCTAGATTTATCATCAAACAATCTAGTTGGGCAGATACCAGGATCAATTGGGCGTTGCCTAAAGATCCACTTCCTAAAATTGTGCCATAACCAACTCAATGGTACCATTCCTATTGAACTAGGAGTGTTGGTAAACCTACAAGATTTGTTGGATATAAGTGACAATTCAATTGATGGTACTATTCCAAGTCTACTAGGTGGTCTTGGTATGCTTGAAGTTTTGAATCTTTCTCACAATGCATTGGACGGTGGCATTCCACCATCATTTCAAAGCATGAACAGCCTCCGATCCATGGACGTTTCATACAACAAATTGGAAGGGTCAGTGCCATATACTAGACTTTTTGAAGAAGCTCCTGTCAAATGGTTCTGGCATAATAACAAATTATGTGGTGTCGTGAAAGGTTTGCCCCCTTGCGATCTTCCTCAAAGTAGTGGACAAGGAAATAATTCTAGAGCTATTTTACTAGCTATCATACCGACCATTGTATCATTTGTGTTTCTCACTACACTAATAACATGGCAATGCAAAAAGAAGAAACCCCAAGCAGAAACTACAAATGTAGTACAACAAACCAATTTGTTTGCCATCTGGAATTTTGATGGGGAAGATGTGTACAAGAAAATTGTTGATGTCACAAACAATTTCAGCGAAGCTTATTGCGTTGGATCTGGAGGAAATGGATCTGTGTATAGAGCTCAGTTACCAACAGGAGAATTATTTGCAGTGAAGAAGATACATatggtggaagatgatgagcaaTTTAACCGTGAAATACATGCGTTGATGCATATTCGACATCGCAACATTGCAAAGTTACTTGGTTACTGCTCTGCACCCCAAGGACGATTCCTTGTGTATGATTACATGAATGGAGGGAGCTTAGCAGCATCTTTGAGGGGCAAGGAAACTGCAAATGAATTAGGTTGGATGAAAAGGTTAAATATTATTTGGGATGTTGCTCATGCTTTGTCTTACATGCATCACGACTGCTTTGCACCGATAGTCCACCGTGATATAACAAGTAGCAATGTTTTGCTTGATGTCGAATTTAAGGCATGCATCTCGGATTTTGGTCTAGCGAAGATCCTAGA